CTCCTTTTGCCGGAAGGCACATGACTGATCAGAGGACAAGCTAAGCAAGAACCGTAAAACAGAAGTCTTGCTACACTGGCAGGCCGCGGGGCTGTAGCTCAGTCTGGAAGAGCGCTTGCTCGGCAGGCAAGAGGTCACGGGTTCAAATCCCGTCAGCTCCACAAAATAGGGGCCGAGCGCAGAAAGCTGGCGCTGACGGGAGACCGCGGTCGCCCCCGATAAATACCTCATCTACCACTTCTAAAGCGCACGCTGCTATTCAAACGCGCTTACCGGGGTTTCTCCCGACGGGGCTGCGCAAGATTGAGGTTTTTATTTTTTGTCATCGACATTGCCTGGGGTGTGCTTACATAGCAAGACTACGCAGTGTCGCATCTTTTCGTCAGGACGTGGACGCAAGAGACGCCCTAGGAATTCTCAAGCAAGGCAACCGCCGCTTTGTGCAAGCGGCAAGTGGGCATTGGCAAGACAGCTATAAATCTTTCATTGAGCGCAGACCACTCCAAGACCTAGCGGAAGCCCAACAACCACTCGCCGCCGTTTTAGGATGCTCGGACTCCCGCGTCCCTCCAGAAATCGTGTTCGATCAGTGGCTAGGAGATTTGTTCGTAGTCCGAGTGGCTGGAAACGTCGCGGGTCCTACCGAGATAGGAAGCATTGAGTTCGCAGTCGCCACGCTTCATACCCGCCTTGTCGTGGTGCTAGGCCACTCCCACTGTGGCGCAGTTTCAGCAGCCCTAGACGCCATCCTGGACGATAGTTCCCTTGATTCACCGAATTTGGAATCACTGCTGAAACCAACAATTGCCACCGCTGAAAAAGTCGTCGATGCGAACAAATCTGTAAAGCGCAATGAAATCCTCGAAAAATGCATAAGGGCGAATATCCGACAATCTGTTCAAACGGTCATCGACGGCTCACAAATACTGAATCGATTTGTTCGTGAGAACGAGCTTTTAGTAGTGGGTGCCGAGTACGATCTCCGATCGGGAACAGTAGTCTTCTTTGAAGACTGACTATTCGATAAACTTTCGGCCCGCGCCGACTTGTATTGGTGCGCTTGACCTCTTCAGCAACATGAAATTTGGACACGTTGGCGACTAGTCGCCATTGACTAATCCTTTAGAGCCTTCTACAATCCCTTGCATCGGTGCGGGGAGGAACTGAAGACCGGAACTGAAGACCGGGGGGGTGTCATGTCCAAGATGGCCGCGTCACGGCCAGCCCCCAGATCTCGCCGATTTGCAGCCTCGATATTGGCTGCTGTAGTCACGGCTACTCTATTAGCAGTACTCGGTACATCTACGCCCGCTGCAGCCCAAACTTATCAGCCTGCTCGCAACCCCGTGTTATTGGTTCACGGGCTGACGGCGGACTCTCTTTCTTGGATCGTGTTTAAAGCACGCCTGGAGTCCGATGGGTTCACGGTCTTTACGGTTGACATTCCAAACAGAGGTTTTGGAGACATCGCCAAGAACTCACAGGTCGTTGCAGCAAAAGTCGCTGAAATTAAGCAGAAAACGGGGGCATCCAAAGTCGATGTCGTCGGTCACTCAGAAGGTGGGCTCGAGGCGCGCTATTACATCAAGTACTTGGGTGGATCGCAACACGTCGGCCGGTATGTGAGCCTCGGGACCCCGCAGTATGGAACGGTGCTTGCGAACTTTTCAACGATGTACAACCTAGCGAGTCTAGTTGGATGTCTTGCGTGTTACCAGATGACGATTAATTCTTCCTTTTTGGTCGACCTAAACGCAGGGGACGACACTCCTGGAAATGTCAAGTACACTACCGTTTACACCGCTTACGACGAGCTTGTTCAGCCTTATTGGAACGCTGCTTTGAAAAATAGTCCCGTTATGAACGTCAAGATCCAGAGCATCTGTCCCTTCAGGGTCGTCGGACACTTGGGGCTAGTTATCGACGGGACGACCTATCAGATAGCGCGTGCGGCGTTGCGCGACCAAGTGCCCTCGTCGTCGAACGTCAACTGCTGGGCTTTGTAGCACCTGAGCGCAACACGACGCGCCGATCCGTTAGCAACCCAGGGCCGATCGCTGAGGTCCTTTACAAAAATTCACTCTCAGACTAAACTATGACTTGGGGTTCTACCGAAAAACAAAGTAAAGCTAAACATTCTGGCAATAGAGCCATTGGGTCCGGGTCTAGCCAGGCTCTAGCGTGCGCGGGAGACACGCAAAAAAGAGCTTAGGGAGGCCCGGTTGTTGCTTAAGGGCCTGGGTAGTGCCCGAGCCCCCTTGAGCGACGCGTAACAAGTGAATACCAGAAAAGTGGGAGATAGCTCGCATGCAGTGCCCTTCCTGCGGTGCAATGAACTCCAATAGAGCGTCTTGGTGCAGCCTGTGTCTGCATGTATTCCGGGATATCGGGGCGGACGTTTCTTCATCTAAGAGAGAGAGGATAGTCGCGGTCCCCAGGCCCCAGACCGAGGCTAGCGAAGTGCCGGGCCCTAGCGATTCTGCAGTGAGCCTCTCAGATCACGCACTCACAAAGAAGAAATCAACGGCACCTCTTGCTGAAACTGAAGCTTCGCTGATAGTTTCAGAGCGCTCCTCCGGTTTCGTAATTCCTTCCTTTTCTACACCCTCTTCTTCTACACCTTCTTCCTCACCGTACCTGCAGATTCCTACTGCATCCCGACAACGCTCCTCTACTCTCGGAATTGTCGTCAATGTAGATGGTCGCATCACCTGGAAGTGCAAGACATGCTCCACAACAAATTCGATCGAGGATTTGAACTGTCGAGTTTGTGAAAAGTCGCTTTTAGAACCCCTCAAATCATCCCCTCGAGCAAAAAAGCAAAGAAATCTACGGACCAAAGAAGCCCTCCTATGGAGCCTTATCCCGGGCGGCGGTCAGTGGAGGGCAGGGCTCCAAGGACAAGCCATCGCAAGAGGAGCTCTCGTTGCCTG
The Acidimicrobiia bacterium genome window above contains:
- a CDS encoding lipase; its protein translation is MSKMAASRPAPRSRRFAASILAAVVTATLLAVLGTSTPAAAQTYQPARNPVLLVHGLTADSLSWIVFKARLESDGFTVFTVDIPNRGFGDIAKNSQVVAAKVAEIKQKTGASKVDVVGHSEGGLEARYYIKYLGGSQHVGRYVSLGTPQYGTVLANFSTMYNLASLVGCLACYQMTINSSFLVDLNAGDDTPGNVKYTTVYTAYDELVQPYWNAALKNSPVMNVKIQSICPFRVVGHLGLVIDGTTYQIARAALRDQVPSSSNVNCWAL